From one Halosimplex rubrum genomic stretch:
- a CDS encoding V-type ATP synthase subunit D — protein sequence MAEDVKPTRKELMRIEERIELSERGHDTLEQKRDGLIMEFMDILDEAQDVRADLDEKYEEAQNAINMARALDGDVAVRGAAAALKEHPELTTESKSVMGVYIPQIDSTKVSKSLDERGYGVLGTSARIDEAAEAYEELLDQIILAAEVETAMKKMLDEIETTKRRVNALEFKLLPELRANEEYIEQKLEEQEREEIFRMKKIKDKKEREEAAEEAEEEEDEAEQAVPADD from the coding sequence ATGGCCGAGGACGTCAAACCCACTCGCAAGGAGCTCATGCGGATCGAGGAGCGCATCGAGCTCTCCGAGCGCGGGCACGACACGCTGGAGCAGAAACGCGACGGCCTCATCATGGAGTTCATGGACATCCTCGACGAGGCCCAGGACGTTCGCGCGGACCTCGACGAGAAGTACGAGGAGGCCCAGAACGCGATCAACATGGCCCGCGCGCTCGACGGCGACGTCGCAGTGCGGGGCGCGGCCGCCGCGCTCAAGGAACACCCCGAGCTGACCACCGAGTCCAAGAGCGTCATGGGCGTCTACATCCCCCAGATCGACTCGACGAAGGTCTCCAAGAGTCTCGACGAGCGGGGCTACGGCGTCCTCGGCACTAGCGCCCGCATCGACGAGGCCGCCGAGGCCTACGAGGAGCTGCTCGACCAGATCATCCTCGCCGCCGAGGTCGAGACGGCGATGAAGAAGATGCTCGACGAGATCGAGACCACCAAACGGCGCGTCAACGCCCTGGAGTTCAAGCTGCTGCCCGAACTGCGTGCCAACGAGGAGTACATCGAGCAGAAGCTCGAGGAGCAGGAGCGCGAGGAAATCTTCCGCATGAAGAAGATCAAAGACAAGAAGGAACGCGAGGAGGCCGCCGAAGAAGCCGAGGAGGAGGAAGACGAAGCAGAGCAGGCCGTCCCGGCCGACGACTGA
- a CDS encoding Brp/Blh family beta-carotene 15,15'-dioxygenase yields the protein MALARDRADDRVPPAARAPLRALAVWIPWIPVAAATLAFAGGLSVPPTWRYAPLVVSVVAFGLPHGAVDWAALPRAATGRLAPRWLAVVGVVYLLGGGAYAVAWFTVPLAAAVAFLALTWFHWGQGEIHPLRELLDADHLDARWRRALTLAVRGALPMGVPLLAFPDRYRAVLTSFVAPFGGSVPAWPFTTDARLALGAALAALTLATLAVGYRAAGHRRGWAVDAGETLLLWAYFLVVPPVFAVGLYFCCWHAPRHVARVLTLDDRAVAALEGGRLAPALGRFAREAALPTLVALVGCGALWWAAPAPEPTLAGATGVYLVAIAVLTLPHVVVVTWLDRIAGYW from the coding sequence ATGGCGCTAGCCCGCGACCGGGCCGACGACCGCGTCCCGCCGGCCGCCCGCGCGCCCCTGCGCGCGCTCGCGGTCTGGATACCGTGGATCCCCGTCGCCGCCGCGACGCTCGCGTTCGCCGGCGGCCTGTCGGTCCCGCCGACGTGGCGCTACGCCCCGCTGGTCGTCAGCGTCGTCGCCTTCGGCCTGCCCCACGGCGCCGTCGACTGGGCGGCGCTCCCCCGGGCGGCGACCGGGCGACTCGCCCCCCGGTGGCTCGCGGTCGTCGGCGTCGTCTACCTGCTCGGCGGCGGCGCCTACGCCGTCGCGTGGTTCACGGTACCGCTGGCCGCCGCGGTCGCCTTCCTCGCGCTGACGTGGTTCCACTGGGGCCAGGGCGAGATCCACCCGCTCCGGGAACTGCTGGACGCCGACCACCTCGACGCGCGGTGGCGGCGCGCGCTGACGCTGGCCGTCCGCGGCGCGCTGCCGATGGGCGTCCCGCTGCTCGCCTTCCCGGACCGCTACCGCGCGGTCCTGACCTCCTTCGTCGCCCCCTTCGGCGGGTCGGTGCCCGCCTGGCCGTTTACGACCGACGCGCGGCTGGCGCTCGGCGCGGCGCTGGCGGCGCTGACGCTCGCGACACTCGCGGTCGGCTATCGGGCGGCCGGCCACCGACGCGGGTGGGCGGTCGACGCCGGCGAAACGCTCCTCCTGTGGGCCTACTTCCTCGTCGTCCCGCCCGTGTTCGCCGTCGGGCTGTACTTCTGTTGCTGGCACGCCCCCCGTCACGTCGCGCGCGTCCTCACGCTGGACGACCGGGCGGTCGCCGCGCTCGAAGGCGGCCGGCTCGCGCCCGCGCTCGGCCGGTTCGCCCGAGAGGCCGCACTCCCGACGCTCGTCGCGCTGGTCGGCTGTGGGGCACTGTGGTGGGCGGCGCCGGCGCCCGAACCCACGCTGGCGGGTGCGACCGGCGTCTACCTCGTGGCTATCGCCGTGCTGACGCTGCCCCACGTGGTCGTCGTGACGTGGCTCGACCGGATCGCGGGGTACTGGTAG
- a CDS encoding lycopene cyclase domain-containing protein — protein MSSLTYVQFHALYVLPVLAALTATAHHRRDSVNWRVGAAGLAVVTVLAVAYTMPWDRLLISMGVWSYGSGTVAGRLWGVPYEEIAFFVLQPALTTLWTLHVAGPILEGVTHTRRERLLGAAAGLAVGAVGLLALTAPATTYLGAILAWAGPVLALQWAVGWRYLWGARARVAVAVMVPSAYLWAVDRLAIQAGVWTIADTYTTGLAVAGLPVEEMLFFVVTNCFVVQGVVLFRWVVHRWR, from the coding sequence ATGAGCTCGTTGACTTACGTCCAGTTCCACGCGCTGTACGTGTTGCCCGTCCTAGCGGCGCTGACGGCGACGGCTCACCACCGTCGCGACAGTGTCAACTGGCGGGTCGGCGCGGCGGGACTGGCGGTCGTGACGGTGCTCGCGGTCGCCTACACGATGCCGTGGGACCGCCTGCTCATCTCGATGGGCGTGTGGTCCTACGGCTCGGGGACGGTCGCGGGTCGCCTGTGGGGTGTCCCCTACGAGGAGATCGCCTTCTTCGTCCTCCAGCCCGCGCTCACGACGCTGTGGACGCTGCACGTCGCCGGCCCGATCCTCGAAGGCGTCACCCACACGCGGCGCGAGCGCCTCCTCGGGGCCGCGGCGGGCCTCGCCGTCGGCGCCGTCGGACTCCTCGCGCTGACCGCGCCGGCGACGACGTATCTCGGCGCGATCCTCGCGTGGGCGGGTCCGGTGCTGGCGCTGCAGTGGGCGGTCGGCTGGCGGTATCTCTGGGGCGCCCGCGCCCGCGTCGCCGTCGCCGTGATGGTCCCGTCGGCGTACCTCTGGGCGGTCGACCGCCTGGCCATCCAGGCGGGCGTGTGGACCATCGCCGACACCTACACCACGGGACTGGCGGTCGCCGGCCTCCCGGTCGAGGAGATGCTGTTTTTCGTCGTGACGAACTGCTTCGTCGTCCAGGGAGTCGTCCTGTTCCGCTGGGTGGTCCACCGATGGCGCTAG
- a CDS encoding bacteriorhodopsin, protein MFLGMLYFIARGWGEEDQKRQEFYIVTILITAIAGVNYLAMATGFGLTTVTVAGEELSIYWARYTDWLFTTPLLLIDLGLLARANRNQLTTLVSLDALMIGTGAIATLAGGNFVAAGLDDGARRLVWWGISTGFLLVLLYFLFGTLTEQAQELGSDVGAKFAQLRNLIVAVWLVYPVWWLAGTEGLGLLPEVSGSVLFVETAGFMVLDLVAKVGFGFLLLSSRQVLDDVSAASGTGAAATADD, encoded by the coding sequence ATGTTCCTGGGTATGCTGTACTTCATCGCCCGCGGTTGGGGCGAGGAGGACCAGAAGCGCCAGGAATTCTACATCGTGACGATACTGATCACGGCGATCGCGGGGGTGAACTACCTCGCGATGGCCACCGGCTTCGGGCTGACGACGGTCACCGTCGCCGGCGAGGAGCTCAGCATCTACTGGGCGCGGTACACCGATTGGTTGTTCACGACGCCGCTGTTGCTGATCGACCTGGGACTGTTGGCGCGGGCCAACCGCAACCAGCTGACGACGCTGGTCAGCCTCGACGCGCTGATGATCGGTACCGGCGCGATCGCGACGCTGGCCGGCGGGAACTTCGTGGCGGCCGGCCTCGACGACGGCGCCCGCCGGCTGGTCTGGTGGGGTATCAGCACCGGCTTCCTGCTGGTGTTGCTGTATTTCCTGTTCGGGACGCTCACCGAGCAGGCCCAGGAGCTGGGTAGCGACGTCGGTGCGAAGTTCGCACAGTTACGCAACCTGATCGTCGCGGTCTGGCTGGTCTACCCGGTGTGGTGGCTGGCCGGTACCGAGGGGCTGGGGCTGCTCCCCGAAGTCAGCGGGAGCGTCCTGTTCGTCGAGACAGCCGGGTTCATGGTACTCGACCTGGTCGCGAAGGTCGGCTTCGGGTTCCTGCTGCTGTCGAGCCGGCAGGTCCTCGACGACGTGTCCGCCGCGAGCGGCACCGGCGCGGCCGCGACCGCCGACGACTGA